From the genome of Desertifilum tharense IPPAS B-1220:
AACTCCGGTGGCTGCAACCCAATCTTTAGCCAGCAATACGCCGGAAGAACTTCGCAAGCGTCTGAAACAGTCTCAACTCAAGAATCAACCCATCCTGATTTGTGAAGATGACCCAGATATTGCTCAACTGCTGGGCATGATGTTGCAGCAAGATGGGTTTAGCACCGATATTGCCTATAATGCGGCGGAAGCGAAGACCTTACTCGCCCAAAAGCCTTATGCCGCGATGACGATCGACCTCTCTTTACCCGGTCAAAGCGGGATTTCTTTAATTCGCGAACTGCGCGAACAAGAACAAACGCGATCGCTGCCGTTGATTGTAGTGTCTGCAACGGCTCAACAGGGACGCGAACAGCTTCAGGGGTTTGGTTTTGCGATTGTGGATTGGTTAAACAAACCGATCGATCGAGACCTACTCGCAACGGCAATTCGCCAAGCCGTAACCCGTCAAGCCGTCAATAAACCGCAGATTTTACACGTTGAAGATGATTTAGACCTAACCCGCGTGATTGTGGCGATCGTTCAAGATTCAGCAGAGTTAGATAAGGCGGTCAACTTGCAAGAAGCCAGACAAAAACTCGCGCAAAACGATTACGCTCTGGTGATTCTCGATTTAAGTTTGCCGGATGGTTCCGGCTTAGAGTTGTTACCCTATCTCAACGAACTGGCCTGTCCCATCCCAGTTTTAATCTTCTCCGCCAAAGAGGTCAATCAAGAAACGACCCATCAAGTGGCGGCGGTGTTGGTAAAATCTCGCACGTCCAATCAGCAATTGCTCGATACCATTAATTCGTTAATTGCCTGCCAATCTTGAGGACAGCAGAGGGAGCGCGATCGCCCTTCCTCTGTTCGCATCGTAGGATACCAAATAAGTTGGTAAGGGTTGATAAAATTGGGCGGTCGCTGGATAGCTTGGAGTTAACCAGCCGCCTCGATTCTTCCCAAAGCCCTCCTATGAAACGCAAACGCTTTTTCACCCTGTTGAGCGGATTTCTGGCAACCCTGCTGCTAGCGATCGCCTTGAGAAGCATCTCCCCTACCCCTGCAAACGCGCAATCTACAACCCTTTTAATTGCCGCCGCAGCCAGCTTGCAGGATGCCCTCCAGGAACTCGACCCCATCTTCGAGAGCGCCAATCCAGGAATTACCGTTAACTACAACTTTGCCGCCTCCGGCCCGCTTCAGCAGCAAATTGAGCAAGGCGCACCCGTTGACCTCTTCATCTCGGCAGCCAGCCGTCAAATGGACGCCTTGCAAAATCGCAACCTGATTGTCAGCAATACCCGTCGCAACCTGGTCGCCAACAGCCTCGTGCTAGTGGTGCCTCGCAACTCTACCCTGGGAATAACGGGCTTTCGTCAACTAACCCAGGCTAACGTCCGGAGAATTTCCGTCGGCGAACCCCGTAGCGTCCCGGCGGGACAGTACGCCGAACAGGTGTTTACCAACCTGGGGATTCTAGAGCAGTTGCGGCCTAAGTTTGTTTTCGGCAACTCCGTGCGTAACGTCCTAGGAACTGTTGAAAGCGGCAACGCCGATGCGGGGATAGTATACGCAACCGATGCCAGAATTTCCAACTCAGTCAGACAGGTGGCAACAGCCCCCAGTCATTTGCACGCTCCAATTGTCTACCCAATGGCCATCATTGCAGCGAGTCGCAATCCACAAGCGGCTCGTACCTACGCGCAATTTTTGACCAGCAGCCAAGCTCAAGCAACATTCAGACGCTATGGTTTTGGCGTTGCTCAATAGATCCAATTTTTCCCCTACATTTTCCTATGACTGCCGATCTCTCCCCCTTGTGGATCTCGCTTAAAACCGCAGGACTTGCGACGATTGCGACATTTTTTACTGGACTGGCCACAGCGTACTGGATGTTAGGTTATCGGGGGCGCTGGAAGTCCGTCATTGAGGGAATTTTGGTGGCTCCGTTAATTTTGCCTCCGACCGTAGTTGGCTTTTTGCTGCTCCTGTTGTTTGGCAAAAACGGCCCGTTGGGTCAGTTAACCGCTCAGTTTGATTTCACCATTATCTTTACTTGGTATGCTGCCGCGATCGCCGCCACTGTTGTCGCCTTTCCTTTAATGTATAAAACGGCCTTGGGCGCATTTGAACAGGTTGATAGCCGCCTGCTGCAAGTTGCCCAAACCCTAGGCGCATCGAGGGGACGCATTTTTTGGCGCGTACTCCTACCGCTGTCTGTCCCCGGTATTCTCGCGGGAACGACGCTAGCGTTTGCGCGAGCTTTGGGGGAATTTGGGGCAACGCTGATGCTTGCCGGGAATATTCCAGGCCAAACCCAAACGATGCCAATGGCGATCTATTTTGCGGTAGAGGCAGGGGCCATGAACGAGGCTTGGTTATGGACTTCGGTTATCATGATTACCTCCTTATCGGGCATCATTGCCGTTAACCTCTGGCAAAAGCACTACGAGCGCAAGATTCAAAATAGTTCTCCTGGGGCGGTTGAAGCCTATGAGCCTGTCAATGGTGGGGGACAAAGAGGCAAATCTCCCCAGGTTGTACCGCTGGTGAAACCTGAATTAGCGGATTCTGGGCAAGGCTTGCTGGTGGATATTGAAAAGCAGTTGCCAAACTTTACACTCAATACGGCTTTTACGGCTTGCCAGGAAACGCTGGGCTTGTTGGGGGGTTCCGGATCGGGCAAAAGCATGACGCTTCGGTGTATTGCTGGAGTTGAAACGCCGACGCGGGGACGCATTATCTTAAACGGTCAAACCTTGTTTGATGCCAAAAAGCAGATTAATCTTCCCGCCCATCAACGCAAAGTGAGTTTAGTGTTCCAAAATTATGCACTCTTTCCTCATATGAGTGTGGCTCACAATATTGCGTTTGGTTTGCAGCATTTACCTAAACCTTTGCGATCGCAAAAAGTTCGCCAACTGTTGACTGGGTTGAAGTTGCAAGGCTTAAGCGATCGCTATCCCCATCAACTCTCCGGGGGACAACAGCAAAGGGTGGCATTAGCCAGGGCTTTAGCCACCGAACCGGAAGTTCTCTTACTCGATGAACCCTTTTCTGCACTCGATACCTACCTCCGCAGCCAGGTTGAACGCCAACTGATTGAAATCTTATCTACCTATTCGGGGGTGGCGTTATTTGTCACCCATAATTTAGAGGAGGCTTACCGCGTCTGCGAGAAATTAATGGTGATGTCTGGAGGAAGGGCGATCGCCTTTGACTCCAAACACCGGATTTTTGAGCATCCCCAAACGGTTCGAGTGGCTCAACTGACGGGATGCAAAAACTTTTCTCGCGCAGTCGCGGTGGGTACTAACGCCCTTGAAGCAACAGATTGGGGCGTTACTCTGCAAGCGGTGGAAGCGGTTCCGAATGGGTTAGCCGATGTGGGAATTCGGGCCCATCAGATCGCGCTAACCCCCCACGATCCGGGTTTGAATAATACGTTTCCCTGCTGGCTAGCTCTAGCGAGCGAAACGCCCCATCGCATGACTCTGTTTCTCAAGCTCAACGCCACACCCACCGACGGGCGCGACTACCACGTCCAAGCCGAAGTTTTCAAAGAAAAGTGGCAGACCCTCAAGGATTACCCTTTTCCCTGGTATGTGCGGTTCGATCCGCTGCGTCTCATCTTAATGGTCGGCTAGAGTGGGTTACTCTTGGGGCAGGTTTGTAAATCTTGATCCATTAAGGCCTGCTGAGACTCTTCTACGACCTCTAGCCCAATCCAAGCCGCAACTTGAGCCGTATCAAACCCAACCATCCGGCGATCGCCCACTTGCATCAACGGACGCCGAATCAATAGGGGATTACTCATCATTAAATTCAGGGCTGTTTCTTCCTCTAGTTGCCCCGGAATCACCTCGCCGGACTTAATTTGAGGGGCCGTTCGGTTAAACCACTCGGCTACGGGTAAATCGCCAAAGAAGGGACGGAGTGTGGCGACTCTCCAGGGTTCGCTCAGGAGATTGCGGGCTTCTACCTGATGGCCTGCTGATTGGAGGAGCGCTTTTTGTTTGGTGTTATTGATACATCCGGGCTTTTCAAAGAAGATAACGCTAGCCATGAGAATTCTCTGTTGATGCGATCGCCTAGTCCCTTAAAACCCGGTCGGGGTATGCCAGACAAGGATTTAAGTTTAATCGAGATTAGGATAGAGCTTCTGAGAGGAAATCGGCTTAATGCTTATTAGAGATGTACTCAACCGCTGTATTGCAGATCCAGCAGGCTTTTGAAAATAGTTTGGGGTCTGGGGCCGTGTATTGTTGAGAGCGATCGCAATTCAAGTTCAACAGGTGCGTTGCAGTTGTTGAACGCACCCTGAGCTTCTGTAATTCAACCCACGGCGGGGCGGCTAGTCGTGAGTTTTTGCAAAACTTGGTCTAAACGGTCCGCTTGTTGGGTATTCCCTTGAACGCGGAATAAATCTCTGGCTGTGATAAAAGAGGCGATCGCGGCTTGACGCTGACCGCTTTGATAGAGAGCCAGTCCGAGATTGGCGTGTGCCTCTGCAAACTCTGGATTGATTTTAATGGCTTCTTGCCAAGAAACCATTGCTTCTTCCCGTTGTTTTTCAGAAGCTAGAGCGTTACCTAGGTTGTAATGGGCTTTGGCATAATCGGGTTTGAGACGGATGGCTTCGCGATATTGCGCGATCGCATCTGCCATTTGGTTTTGGGTAATCAAAGCATTACCCAAATTGAAATGCGCCTCAGCCATATCTGGATCGATGCGAATTGCTTCCTCGTAGGATTCAATCGCCGCATCAATGTTTCCCTGATTAGCCAAAGCCGCCCCTAGATTAACGTAGGCGGCGGCGAGTTGAGGATTATATTGCAGGGCTTGGCGATATTCGGCGATCGCCTGGGGAATTTGCCCCTGTTGTTGCAATTCTACGCCGAGCTTGTAATGTTCCTCAGCCTGTTTCGCATCAATTTGCAGCCCTCGTTGAGCAGAGGTGCGTGACTCTAAAGGGGTCTGAACGGGAGGGTTGGCCAAAACCGCAGGCGATCCGAAAGCAACGCCACACAAGACCGTTGCAGCGACTACCCCAATTTGTTGCGACCACTGAGAAACGAGACGAAGATTTGCACGTTTGACCATGAGTTCACTTGCTTTGCGGGTTACGTGGATATATTAGTCTGTTTTTCCCCAATATTGTCTAGCGTCCGGCAAAATCAACATGGCATCGCCAAAGGAGTAAAAGCGATACTCCTGCGCGATCGCCTCCGCATACAAATCCAACAAGCGCTGACGCCCAATCAACGCACTCACCAGCATTAACAAACTCGATCGCGGTAAATGAAAATTGGTAATCAACCCATCCACCACCTGCCACTGGTAGCCAGGGTAGATGAATAAATTGGTCTTTCCCTCATGGGCGACAAGGGGGGTAGATTCCCCCTGTTGTTGGGCGACGGCGGCGGTTCCTTCTAAAGCGCGAACCGCTGTTGTCCCTACCGCAATCACGCGCCCGCCTTTAGCTTGGGTTTGCTGGATTTTCTCCACCACCTCCGGCGAAACTTCCAACCATTCGCTGTGCATGGTGTGTTGGGTAATATCCTCCACCTCCACCGGGCGAAACGTCCCAACCCCCACATGTAAAGTCACGTAGGCGGTCTCAATTTGGCGTTCTTGCAAGCGTTGCAACAATTCTGGGGTAAAGTGCAATCCGGCGGTTGGGGCGGCGGCTGAACCCGGTTGTTGGGCGTAAACCGTTTGATATTGTTCCGGTAAGGCTTCAGACTCGGTGATATAAGGAGGAAGGGGGACGCGACCATAGCGATCGAGCCGCGCTTCTAACGATTCGCCTTCTGGGATGTCAAACTCTAGCAGGCGTCCCCCAGTGGCGTCATCCCTGGCAATCACTTTGGCGCATAGGGGATCTCCCCCATCGGAATCGAGGGGATGAAAAATCAGTTGGGCACCAATTTTAACCCGTCTTCCCGGTTTGACGAGGGCTAGCCAAGTGCGGTTTTGCTGTCGCTCCAGCAATAGCACTTCAACCGGGGCCCCAGTAGACTTACAACCATACAGGCGAGCCGGAAGCACGCGCGTATTGTTGAGAACCAATAAGTCACCGGGCTGCAAGAGTTCCGGCAGATCGCAAAACAGACGATGCTGATGCTGGGTGGGGGAATCGACCACTAGCAAGCGAGAACGATCTCTTGGGTTAACCGGGTTTTGAGCGATTCTTTCAAGCGGGAGTTCGTAATCATAGGCGTTCAAATTTCGGTCAATTTCTCCACTGTTCGGGTCAGTTGAGAAGGAGGGCGCTGAATCAAAATCAACAGGGCACATTTCTAATTTTTAAGTCCGAATTTTACTTTTTCTTAAGAGTGTTTCGCTATGTTAATCGAGTTCTGGGAAGACCGCTAGAACCTAGGGGGATTTTGGGGGAAACTCCCCATATAATATCGGGGGCTTTTCCCCTAGTGAAATCGGGGCGAGTTCGTGAGAATAGAGATGTAGCGCTTGCTTGGTTTCCAAGGACAGTAGATGCAATATATTTATTATTTGGCGAATGCCAGCCTCACGCTTAGAATCATTGAACATTTGCACGCTACAACACTCCGGTCGTCAGTAGCTTTTGTTACAGTGATTCATCAAATTGATGGCTGGGTGATCAAAATTAAACTGAATGAGCCTTTAGAGCCTCAAGACGATGGAGATTTTCGCGCCTTCTTAAACGAGCTAGGTTTCCCCTATCAACCGGAAATTCGCGTGCAAATGGCGTTGTGGAGCTTAGAAACGGGTCAATCCCCCATTGATGTGATGCGCCGCTACCAGGTGGCTGTTGTGTCTCATGGCAATCCAGAATGCGGGGAAGTTGAAGAGTTTCGCAAGCAGTTTGTCATGGGCTTAGGATATTGCCCAGAAACATTGGCTTAAAGCATTCCCGCCTGGATAAAACTTGAAAATTCAAGCATTGCAGGGTTAAGGCTAATCGATTGAAACGATTAGCCTTTTTTTTTGGCGCGGTTCTAGGAGAGGATGCGGAACGATTCTAAAAAGCGCTGGGCTTTTTGCGACTGGGGTGTCATGGCGATCGCCAAATAGATGCGTCGATCCACCAGATACAACCGACCAATTCCGGGAGGCGCTTGTTCGTTGGCTAAGGCGAATTGAAATTCCTTACCGGGGTGGCCGTCTAGGGTAATATTGCGATCGCCGACTAAGCGAGCGGAGGCACCTTGAGCAAAAGAGTTGGGAAGCGTATCGAGGAGTTCCCGCACTTGGGCAGAATCGGCGCTAAAGCCTTCGGGGAAATCAAAATAATTAATCAGGTACAACTCCTCATCCAATGCCAACATAAACGAATGGTTGACATTACCATTCGGATCGGTTTTGCTATCGGCTTCGGGTACTCCTGGCATTAAAACCGCAAATTTACCGTCATTAGAGGCAAATTCTTGCCAGTTCGCTGAAGTGGGTTGCTGAGAAACCAGAGGACGAACGGGGGGTGCGGGGTTCGCACTGACGGATAACCCACCACCCAGGGGAAGGGTAGCGGCTGCGATCGCAAATAGGAGTTTAGATTTCATGATCCTGCGTGCCTCGTATATTCAATGAAGTGACGATCTGATTGAGCTAGCAACCATTCATCTTTCCCATGCTACCCATTCAGGCTGAAACTGCCCTTAGTGACAAGTTTGTCTTAAGCGAATCGTCTGACCTGAATACAATAATTGCAACCAGTCCCCCTTGTCGAACTCACCCCCATTCGGTCGATTTGCGGGTGCGGGCTGCTCTTTGAGCAAATCCGTCCCCATTTGTAACTCTTGTTCAACCACCGCAACATTCCGATACAGTTGCTCGACAATCTGGCGGCCGCCTGCGGTTTGGTTCAGGTACTGTAGCGCGGGCTGGATGTAGGGACAAACGACTTTTTTAAAGAAATTAGGATAACCGGCTCGCAACTCCCCAGGATGGTGATAGCCTAAACAGCGATTGGTACCATTTTCTTCAAATTCGTGGAATAAAGCGGGCAACTTTTGCAGGTAGCGCGGATCGGCAAGTTGTCCAATTAGATCTGCCGCCCGAATTAAACCGGGGTAATTTTCCGTATCCTGGTGGGCTTCGCCAGCGGGTACCGGAAAGCGCGTTAGCTCAATATAGGCTTGCAGTCGTTGCAGATCGAGCCAAGGGCACTCAATTAGGCGTTCGATTACAAATTGCTTGCTGCGATCGACATGATAAGGCGTGAGGCTGGCATCGGTTGCGCCGGGGGGAAGCTGCACCATCCCTTGGGGAGTCGCTGTGGCAAAATATCGGGTTTGGGCCTGATCTTGCTGGCAGACGCCTTTAACATACCCCACATCATGGCACAGAAGCGCTATCAGTGCGTGCAACCAGTCTTCCTGGCTGACATTTCCCTCGCATTGATGCTTCCCGCGAAGAATTTCCTGTCCCACCAGCGTCACGAGGATGGTGTGTTCGACATCGTGGTATAGCGCATCGCTACCCGCAATTTCGCTGAGGGCGAGGTTGGCAACTGCGGCGACGATTTCGATATAGTCGGATTTTGGCGAGTCGTCTAAGCCTAGCGGGGTTCCATAGAGTTGACAATACCCAATTTTCAGGCTTTCGACACAGGCGTTAATTGCAAGTTGCGTGAGATTGGTCATCTCTTGTCCCCTGATGTTTTGAGTCGATGAACTCTCAAACTCATGAAGTGCAAATCCTTTTTGCAGTGCTTGTTGATTGGCGGGAGTGACTAACTTACTCATTTTTCCTAGCCGAAAACTTGAAGGATCGGGAAACCCATAACAACAGTTTGGTTCATGACGGCCAAAATTGGAACCAGAAAAGCTCAGATATTTTGAAGTTTATTTGAAGATGCGACTGCTTGCTTAAAAATCTGGAGCGCCGTCTGCTATAAAAAACTCATAAAACCTCATGAAACCTCAAGTGGGTGCCAGCAATCGGCGCGATCGCCAAACTTCAATTTAGGGTGCTTTTCGGCTTTATTCTCGATAGAATTACGGATTAGCAAGGCAACCTCAGCTAGCAACCAAGCAGATTGGTGTCTGCGATCTCCGTCACGGGTGCAGGGACAGGGCAAACTACAATATTAGTCAACTCGGAGAATTACAGAACTTCCGTCGCTAAACTTTCCCCAGAACCGATAGACAGACAATTTCGCAAGATTACCTTTGAAGTGTGTCAAATATATGGATGTTAAAGATGCTTTGGAGTTTGTAGATAATCTCCTTTATGCTAAGACGGGAAAGCATCTCAATGATTTAGAAAGACAAGTCTTTATTGGCTCTTGGCAGGGACAAACCTACGAAAAAATTTATCCAACTAATGCCGAGTATATTGAAAAATATGTCGGTTATAAGTTATGGCAAAAACTTTCTCAAGCCCTGGGCGAGAAAGTGAGCAAAAAAAAGATTAAGGGTGCAATTGAACGAGCCTTGAAAAAACGAGTCTTTATTAGCTATTGTCCTCAAGAACCGGATTTGAGTTTGGCGGTACAGCTTGGCGAAGCCATTCAAACTGCGGGTCATCGCGCATTTATGGCCAATGTCCGCGAACTCCCATCGGTTCATCACCCCCAACGAGAAACCGACTGGTTAAAGCAAATTGATGCAGAATTGCAGCAAAGCGATTATTTTTTGTTGCTGCTGTCTCCCACGGCGGCGATGAGCGAAATGCTGATCGAAGAGTTGCGCCAAGTTAAAGAATTGCGAGATACCCGCTATCCTAATAAACCCGCCATTTTGACCATTCGGGTGAATTGTCCGCTGACTGTACCGCTCAATCACGATTTACGCAGCTATTTGAGAGGAACAGGTCAACGCGAATGGAAATCCACCGCAGATACCAGCGCAATTATTCAAGAATTCCTCAATATTCTGGCGGGAAATGCCTTGTGGACTCAAGCTGAGTGGGGAGGCGAGGAAGAAGAGATAGCGCTGCCTAAAAACCATCCCGTGACGCTGCCAGCGCTCGATCCGCCGCTTCCAGTCGCCGAACCGGAATTACCCAAAGGTCAAGTGCGGTTAGCGTCGGCTTTTTATGTCGAACGGATGCAAATCGATCTCCAGTGTCACCGAGAAATTCTGAAACCGGGTGCATTAATTCGCCTAAAAGCACCGCGTCAGATGGGGAAAACGTCACTGATGGCGCGGATTTTGGCAACGGCTCGCGAGCAAGGCTATCGCACGGTACCGTTGAGTTTTCAACATGCGGATAAGTCGGTTTTTGCCAATCTCAATGAGTTGCTGCGGTGGTTTTGTACGCGAATTGCGCGGAAGTTGCGCCTGTCGGAGTCGGTGGATGAGTTTTGGACGGATACTTACGGGAGTAAGGATAACTGTACGGCGTATTTTGAAGATTGTATTTTGCCGGAGGCAGACACGCCGCTGGCTTTGGGGTTAGATGAGGTGGATCGAGTTTTTCAGCATCCTAAGATTGCGGATGATTTTTTTGGGTTGCTGCGCGCTTGGTATGAGGAAGCCGCCTATGGCGATCGCGATAGCGATTTATGGGATAAGTTACGCTTGGTGGTGGTTCACTCGACGGAGGTGTATATCCCGCTGGATGTGAATCAATCTCCCTTTAATGTGGGGTTGCCGATTGAGCTAACAGAGTTTACGGTTGAGCAAGTCAGCGATTTAGTTCAACGGCATGGTCTTCACTGGGAAGTGCCTGAGATTGAGCAATTGATGCGGCTGGTGGGAGGACATCCCTATTTAGTGCGGGTGGCGCTATACTATATTGCTCAACAGGAATTAACGCTAGATGTCTTGGTGGATACCGCCTCTACGGAAGCCGGAATTTACAGCGATCACCTGCGGCGACATTTGTGGAATTTACAACAATACCCCGAATTGGCGCAGGCGTTTGCTCAGGTGGTGGCGCAAAACGATCCGGTGGAGTTGGAATCGGTGCTAGCCTTTAAGTTACATAGTTTGGGGTTGGTTCATTTACAGGGAAATCAGGTGACGCCTCGGTTTGAGTTGTATCGGACTTATTTTGGCGATCGCCTCCCGCTTGTGCCGTAAAAAATTCTGACTATGATGGAAAGTTAGCGCGATCGCCTACGCAGAGGCTATGTGAGGTAGGGTCTACAACTCAATCTATTCAGGGGATGCGGGAACTGAAAACCTTTATGTTAGAATCCGATTCCACGTATACCTACGCTTATAAGGTCGGCGGACATTTACCTTTAGACTCGCCTAGTTATGTCGTTCGACAGGCGGATCGAGATTTATATCAAGGTTTAAAGGCGGGAGAGTTTTGTTACGTCCTCAACTCTCGCCAAATGGGAAAAACGAGCTTGCGCGTGCGTACCATGCATCGACTGCAAGCGGAGGGGGTTGCTTGTGCGGCGATTGATTTAACCAAAATTGGTTCTCAGGATATTACCCCAGATCAGTGGTATGCAGGGGTGATGCGGCGACTTGTCACCAGTTTTAAGCTCGATCTTAACCTCAGAGCTTGGTTGTGCGATCGCGAATTTTTGCCCCCCGTTCAACGCCTCAGCGAACTGATTGAACTCATTTTAGAGGTGATTTCTGGTAAAGTTGCGATTTTTATTGATGAAATTGATAGCATCCTCAGCGTTAATTTCCGCACGGATGATTTTTTTGCGTTTATTCGCGCCTGTCATGAATACGAACGGATTACGTTTGCGTTATTTGGCGTGGCTACTCCCTCAGATTTAATTCAAGATAAGAATTGCACGCCTTTTAATATTGGTCGCGCTATTGAGTTACATGGGTTTAAAGCCGATGAGGTTCAACCTTTAGTAGATGGGTTGGTTGATAAGGTTCAGCATCCGGAAGCGGTGATTGCTGAAATCTTAGAATGGACGGGCGGACAACCCTTTTTAACCCAAAAATTGTGTAAAATTGTAGCCGATCGCGCTGAGGCAAATTTCAATGGAGAGCAGAAGAGTCTCCTCGAAGCCGATATCGTGCAATGGGTCAAAACCTACTTAATTGATAACTGGGAGGCTCAAGACGAACCGCCTCACCTCAAAACAATTCGCGATCGCGTTTTGCGAATGGGGCCTCGCAGCGAATCTTTATTACAACTCTATCAACAAATTCTCCAGTGCGGTGAAATTCCTTCCGATGAAAGTCGCCAGCAAATGGAACTGAGGCTATCTGGCTTAGTGGTGAAACAAGCTGGAAAGCTGAAAATTTATAATCGGATTTATTCAACTATCTTTAACACCCAGTGGATTGCTAAATCGCTGTCGGCTATGCAACCGGATTTCCGCCAATTAGTTGCAGAACAAGAGCAAAAACTGCTGGCGATGTTGGGCGGGATGGAAGATAAAGATTTTGACGATATTCTTTACGAGATTCTTGGCTCAATTGTGATGAAATTGGGCGAACTCTTAAAAGCCGATCGCGTTTCAATTTTCTTTATCGACAAAGAGAGTAATGAGCTATGGTCAATTATAGCACGAACGCATACTAATAGCTCAACTAAAATCCAAATTTTAGCCAATAATTCTACCGCAGGTCGAGTCACCATCTACAAAAAAACAGTTAGCTTACCTGTCACCTATTTTGAGGGTTGGTTTGAAATTGTTGCCGAAGAACAAGACCAACGAACTGGATATAAAACCTATAACGAACTCACCTTACCCTTGCTGAACGATCGCGAAGAAGTATTCGCCTTTGTGCAACTCGTCAATAAACTCAACCCTTGCACCAACGTCACCCTCCCCATTGCCGAACGGATTGATACGCAAGGCTTTGCTGAGAGCGATCGCCGTAAATTCAACAACTATGCACCCGCCTTACAGCGCATCCTCGAACGCTGCCAAGCCTGTTACAAACTCACCCAAAGATTGCAAGCTTCCGAAGCCTTAACCGAAGCGACGCGTTCCGTTTCTCAAAGTAGCTTAGACTCCGATGAAATTATCGCGCGGGTGATGGAAGCTGCCAAAAAACTCATGAACGCCGATCGCAGCACTCTCTGGTTACTCGATGAAGAAGCCAACGAACTCTGGACTAAAATTGCCTTTGAAGATGGTAGCCTTCGGGAACTGCGCGTACAAGTTGGTCAAGGTTTTGCAGGCAAAGTTGCAGCCACCGCTGAACCGTTAAATATCTCCTTCGATTTATATCAACATCCCGAATCAGAAACTTCTAAGAAAACTGACCTCAA
Proteins encoded in this window:
- a CDS encoding GAF domain-containing protein produces the protein MLESDSTYTYAYKVGGHLPLDSPSYVVRQADRDLYQGLKAGEFCYVLNSRQMGKTSLRVRTMHRLQAEGVACAAIDLTKIGSQDITPDQWYAGVMRRLVTSFKLDLNLRAWLCDREFLPPVQRLSELIELILEVISGKVAIFIDEIDSILSVNFRTDDFFAFIRACHEYERITFALFGVATPSDLIQDKNCTPFNIGRAIELHGFKADEVQPLVDGLVDKVQHPEAVIAEILEWTGGQPFLTQKLCKIVADRAEANFNGEQKSLLEADIVQWVKTYLIDNWEAQDEPPHLKTIRDRVLRMGPRSESLLQLYQQILQCGEIPSDESRQQMELRLSGLVVKQAGKLKIYNRIYSTIFNTQWIAKSLSAMQPDFRQLVAEQEQKLLAMLGGMEDKDFDDILYEILGSIVMKLGELLKADRVSIFFIDKESNELWSIIARTHTNSSTKIQILANNSTAGRVTIYKKTVSLPVTYFEGWFEIVAEEQDQRTGYKTYNELTLPLLNDREEVFAFVQLVNKLNPCTNVTLPIAERIDTQGFAESDRRKFNNYAPALQRILERCQACYKLTQRLQASEALTEATRSVSQSSLDSDEIIARVMEAAKKLMNADRSTLWLLDEEANELWTKIAFEDGSLRELRVQVGQGFAGKVAATAEPLNISFDLYQHPESETSKKTDLKTGYRTCSLLCMPVWSPDGELLGVTQLVNKRKQGDFPPYDPEDWPEAPECFADSFDSNSQKYMQIFNSQVGVALQNARQFAAIKQQAENQPQNVVTKTLAMLNQVMDGQGFDEILDTTLRSITLKMGASLNADRTTIFLLDEERNEFWSIIAEAEGDRALEIRVPADKGIVGEVAQNQKLINIPYDFYDDPRSVTAKEQDRKHHYRTYTMLALPLINERGDLVAVVQSINKLKRFSDRNAPLGDRIDRLGFTAEDEERFAANAPLIRMILESFRSYHKTSRGQRVAAALMAATRSVSQSSLEQKEILNRVMHAAKDLMNADRGTLWLLDRNTRQLWTEINSNNGQSFKLTLEIGQGYAGQVADLGIPLNIPFDLYDYPDSQTAKQTDLKTGYRTCSLLCMPVWNPDGELIGVTQLVNKKKFSDVDAKAVCGEAVPECFQASFDSSDQRYLQIFNNQVGVILQNAELLAAMKQQELTLRESPAAPLEN
- a CDS encoding AAA-like domain-containing protein: MDVKDALEFVDNLLYAKTGKHLNDLERQVFIGSWQGQTYEKIYPTNAEYIEKYVGYKLWQKLSQALGEKVSKKKIKGAIERALKKRVFISYCPQEPDLSLAVQLGEAIQTAGHRAFMANVRELPSVHHPQRETDWLKQIDAELQQSDYFLLLLSPTAAMSEMLIEELRQVKELRDTRYPNKPAILTIRVNCPLTVPLNHDLRSYLRGTGQREWKSTADTSAIIQEFLNILAGNALWTQAEWGGEEEEIALPKNHPVTLPALDPPLPVAEPELPKGQVRLASAFYVERMQIDLQCHREILKPGALIRLKAPRQMGKTSLMARILATAREQGYRTVPLSFQHADKSVFANLNELLRWFCTRIARKLRLSESVDEFWTDTYGSKDNCTAYFEDCILPEADTPLALGLDEVDRVFQHPKIADDFFGLLRAWYEEAAYGDRDSDLWDKLRLVVVHSTEVYIPLDVNQSPFNVGLPIELTEFTVEQVSDLVQRHGLHWEVPEIEQLMRLVGGHPYLVRVALYYIAQQELTLDVLVDTASTEAGIYSDHLRRHLWNLQQYPELAQAFAQVVAQNDPVELESVLAFKLHSLGLVHLQGNQVTPRFELYRTYFGDRLPLVP